A window of Ictalurus furcatus strain D&B chromosome 18, Billie_1.0, whole genome shotgun sequence contains these coding sequences:
- the c18h18orf54 gene encoding lung adenoma susceptibility protein 2 isoform X1 — protein sequence MASVDGVQSPESTVTSLLASSGRLRSSLQPEPLHTIKYKDRHYESASDALNAYIADFQSSVSSVGQLELPKEQNTPRLLRSGYRNRDVLKESLTDQELDILNLPTASKRRESDHISMTTDDLLLLPVDGSLPVTRTSAFLSQLEGSRLGHSTNLSAWSRSKPAEAPNKSSDCSSASRTLCVDDLLMRSLKFKHASLHSNSFMSTKANKQRSVSSHHLPRWMTSRKSEMEFSGLTSIPDLKYPAWLEECDVNLRAQNVPAWVNKLEVKTDESHEELKGQENLIGQTGDNGEPFRGDKIGSLIQRAEDVLKSPSLGFCSDKEQHGSPGNTEELLEAERSWDNLPVTFKSPVPVGGTDEQITADESQTDTKQKSLGSFSSGYSSRKHPGPVEALKQMLFSLQAVEQRVTQQEDEIQNTSGRPVSSPQIQTENHVNDEVPQPGIEDYDLAPGGQSLKRALHHLGRLKNLVDEMNERRSIEWKEGGV from the exons ATGGCATCTGTAGACGGTGTCCAATCTCCGGAGTCGACCGTCACTTCGTTGCTAGCCAGTTCAGGACGCCTGAGAAGCTCTTTGCAGCCCGAGCCACTTCACACTATCAAATACAAAGACAGGCATTATGAGTCAGCCTCTGATGCTCTGAACGCTTACATCGCTGATTTTCAGTCCTCTGTGTCCTCAGTGGGGCAGCTGGAGCTTCCGAAGGAACAGAACACACCCCGCCTGCTGCGCTCAGGATATCGAAACAGAGATG TACTAAAAGAAAGCCTTACAGACCAAGAATTGGACATCTTGAATCTTCCTACTGCTTCAAAACGCAGAGAATCAGACCACATCAGCATGACCACCGATGATCTGCTGCTACTTCCTGTTGACGGTTCCCTTCCTGTGACCCGCACTTCAGCATTTCTCTCCCAATTAGAAGGTTCCAGGCTAGGGCACAGCACTAACTTGAGCGCCTGGTCTCGATCCAAGCCAGCTGAAGCCCCAAATAAGTCATCAGATTGTTCTTCTGCATCAAGAACTCTGTGTGTGGATGATTTACTGATGAGAAGTTTGAAATTTAAGCATGCATCTCTGCACTCCAACTCTTTTATGTCCACCAAAGCAAATAAACAACGCTCCGTTTCATCCCATCACCTTCCAAGATGGATGACCAGTCGCAAGTCAGAAATGGAATTTTCTGGTTTGACTAGCATTCCTGATTTGAAGTACCCGGCCTGGTTGGAGGAATGTGACGTTAATCTTAGGGCTCAGAATGTTCCAGCGTGGGTCAACAAGCTGGAGGTGAAGACTGATGAAAGTCATGAGGAGCTGAAAGGTCAAGAGAACCTCATAGGTCAAACTGGTGATAATGGAGAACCTTTTAGAG GTGATAAGATTGGCTCACTTATTCAAAGGGCTGAGGATGTGCTGAAGTCCCCTTCTTTAGGTTTCTGTTCAGATAAAGAGCAGCATGGCAGTCCAGGAAACACAGAGGAGCTTTTGGAGGCTGAGCGCTCATGGGACAATCTTCCAGTAACATT TAAGTCTCCAGTACCAGTAGGCGGCACTGACGAACAAATAACCGCTGATGAATCTCAGACAGACACAAAacagaag TCTTTAGGTTCATTCTCTTCAGGCTACAGCAGCAGGAAACACCCTGGTCCAGTTGAAGCCCTCAAACAGATGCTGTTTAGCCTCCAGGCTGTGGAGCAGAGAGTAACACAACAAGAAGACGAAATACAAAACACTTCCGGCAGACCTGTCTCAAGTCCACAAATACAGACAGAGAACCATGTCAATGATGAG GTTCCTCAACCAGGTATTGAAGATTATGATTTAGCGCCTGGTGGACAATCGTTAAAAAG agcTCTGCACCACCTTGGAAGACTGAAAAACCTCGTGGATGAAATGAACGAGAGAAGGTCTATAGAATGGAAGGAGGGTGGTGTGTAG
- the c18h18orf54 gene encoding lung adenoma susceptibility protein 2 isoform X2 translates to MKLLKESLTDQELDILNLPTASKRRESDHISMTTDDLLLLPVDGSLPVTRTSAFLSQLEGSRLGHSTNLSAWSRSKPAEAPNKSSDCSSASRTLCVDDLLMRSLKFKHASLHSNSFMSTKANKQRSVSSHHLPRWMTSRKSEMEFSGLTSIPDLKYPAWLEECDVNLRAQNVPAWVNKLEVKTDESHEELKGQENLIGQTGDNGEPFRGDKIGSLIQRAEDVLKSPSLGFCSDKEQHGSPGNTEELLEAERSWDNLPVTFKSPVPVGGTDEQITADESQTDTKQKSLGSFSSGYSSRKHPGPVEALKQMLFSLQAVEQRVTQQEDEIQNTSGRPVSSPQIQTENHVNDEVPQPGIEDYDLAPGGQSLKRALHHLGRLKNLVDEMNERRSIEWKEGGV, encoded by the exons ATGAAAC TACTAAAAGAAAGCCTTACAGACCAAGAATTGGACATCTTGAATCTTCCTACTGCTTCAAAACGCAGAGAATCAGACCACATCAGCATGACCACCGATGATCTGCTGCTACTTCCTGTTGACGGTTCCCTTCCTGTGACCCGCACTTCAGCATTTCTCTCCCAATTAGAAGGTTCCAGGCTAGGGCACAGCACTAACTTGAGCGCCTGGTCTCGATCCAAGCCAGCTGAAGCCCCAAATAAGTCATCAGATTGTTCTTCTGCATCAAGAACTCTGTGTGTGGATGATTTACTGATGAGAAGTTTGAAATTTAAGCATGCATCTCTGCACTCCAACTCTTTTATGTCCACCAAAGCAAATAAACAACGCTCCGTTTCATCCCATCACCTTCCAAGATGGATGACCAGTCGCAAGTCAGAAATGGAATTTTCTGGTTTGACTAGCATTCCTGATTTGAAGTACCCGGCCTGGTTGGAGGAATGTGACGTTAATCTTAGGGCTCAGAATGTTCCAGCGTGGGTCAACAAGCTGGAGGTGAAGACTGATGAAAGTCATGAGGAGCTGAAAGGTCAAGAGAACCTCATAGGTCAAACTGGTGATAATGGAGAACCTTTTAGAG GTGATAAGATTGGCTCACTTATTCAAAGGGCTGAGGATGTGCTGAAGTCCCCTTCTTTAGGTTTCTGTTCAGATAAAGAGCAGCATGGCAGTCCAGGAAACACAGAGGAGCTTTTGGAGGCTGAGCGCTCATGGGACAATCTTCCAGTAACATT TAAGTCTCCAGTACCAGTAGGCGGCACTGACGAACAAATAACCGCTGATGAATCTCAGACAGACACAAAacagaag TCTTTAGGTTCATTCTCTTCAGGCTACAGCAGCAGGAAACACCCTGGTCCAGTTGAAGCCCTCAAACAGATGCTGTTTAGCCTCCAGGCTGTGGAGCAGAGAGTAACACAACAAGAAGACGAAATACAAAACACTTCCGGCAGACCTGTCTCAAGTCCACAAATACAGACAGAGAACCATGTCAATGATGAG GTTCCTCAACCAGGTATTGAAGATTATGATTTAGCGCCTGGTGGACAATCGTTAAAAAG agcTCTGCACCACCTTGGAAGACTGAAAAACCTCGTGGATGAAATGAACGAGAGAAGGTCTATAGAATGGAAGGAGGGTGGTGTGTAG